The Saprospiraceae bacterium genome includes a window with the following:
- a CDS encoding alkaline phosphatase family protein: protein MSYKFSFSFLLVMFLVTSLAIPLVSQKEFLQSGPMLGPVAMREAIVWVQTKKSAKVKISYKLKGVGTSWVFTPEISTGAENAYSGQFTIAMLEPGQSYSYRLFINGIRVVTDYPLEFSTQDIWAFRKDPPDFKFIAGSCFYVNDEPYDRPGKPYGGEYSILKHIKDEKADFMVWLGDNIYLREPDFDSKSGIWYRNTHTRSLPELQPVLAAMPHYAIWDDHDYGPNDSDWTYPLKSHALEAFKTFWPNNAYGAGHTDGVTSSFVWNDCQFFMLDDRWYRNVERENGSVLGEQQKFWFLEAIRASKATFKFVAVGSQFLSDALVYENMANYPNEREEIINFLDQNNISGVVFLTGDRHHSELTKLKTEKGNVFYDVTSSALTSGTGMHLSEKNTLRVEDSMIGVRNFAVLSVKGPRKERTLNLSYKDSSGNLLKEFILDFK from the coding sequence ATGTCTTACAAATTTTCTTTTAGTTTTTTATTAGTGATGTTTTTAGTAACTTCATTAGCGATTCCTTTAGTCTCACAAAAAGAATTTCTCCAAAGTGGACCCATGCTCGGTCCTGTCGCCATGCGAGAAGCAATCGTTTGGGTTCAGACTAAAAAGTCTGCTAAAGTAAAAATCTCCTATAAGCTGAAAGGAGTGGGGACTTCTTGGGTTTTTACTCCGGAAATTTCGACCGGGGCAGAAAATGCTTATTCAGGTCAGTTTACAATAGCCATGCTTGAACCAGGTCAAAGTTATTCATACAGACTTTTTATAAATGGGATACGAGTTGTTACTGACTATCCTCTTGAGTTTAGCACACAAGATATCTGGGCTTTTCGAAAAGATCCTCCGGACTTCAAATTTATAGCGGGTTCTTGTTTTTATGTCAATGATGAACCATATGACCGTCCCGGCAAACCTTATGGAGGTGAGTACAGTATTCTGAAACATATAAAAGATGAAAAAGCTGACTTTATGGTTTGGCTCGGTGACAATATTTATCTCAGAGAGCCTGACTTCGACAGTAAAAGCGGTATCTGGTACAGGAATACACATACCCGATCACTTCCTGAACTCCAGCCTGTTTTAGCAGCGATGCCACATTATGCGATTTGGGATGATCATGATTATGGCCCGAATGATTCAGATTGGACTTATCCTTTGAAGTCACATGCATTGGAAGCATTCAAGACATTTTGGCCTAATAATGCGTATGGAGCCGGGCATACAGATGGTGTTACCAGTAGTTTTGTGTGGAATGATTGCCAGTTTTTTATGTTGGATGACAGATGGTACAGGAATGTAGAAAGAGAAAATGGTAGTGTTCTGGGTGAGCAACAAAAATTTTGGTTTCTGGAAGCGATTAGAGCCAGTAAAGCAACATTTAAATTTGTTGCAGTCGGCAGTCAGTTTTTGAGTGATGCTTTGGTTTATGAAAATATGGCCAACTATCCGAATGAACGAGAAGAAATCATCAATTTTCTGGATCAGAATAATATCAGTGGTGTGGTTTTCCTGACGGGAGACAGACATCACTCGGAATTGACTAAATTAAAAACAGAAAAGGGTAACGTATTTTACGATGTCACTTCATCCGCTTTGACTTCCGGTACAGGTATGCATTTATCAGAAAAAAATACGCTTCGGGTAGAAGATTCAATGATAGGCGTCAGGAATTTTGCGGTTTTGTCTGTAAAAGGACCACGTAAAGAACGTACACTAAATCTAAGTTATAAAGACTCTTCCGGTAATTTACTTAAAGAATTTATACTGGATTTTAAGTAG